CACGCCACAGACCCCCTAAACTCCGATTAACAGCATGGTGCGCGGTTCACGCGGTTTCGTGCTGACAAGAGATGCGTGTGCCTAATGGTGCCCGGAACACTACCACCCGTTCCGATGCAATCCGATGCTAACGCGGGAGCAAGTGAGTGTGTCCCAATCAAGGCCATATGGAAGCGCAACAGGTTGCGCAACGAATCCGATAATGAACGGTGCGGGTTAGTGTGCCCCATCATTAAATCGTTGACACCGACGATCGATACTAGCTTTGTGTGCTCTCTTGCATGCTGTGTCCCCCTTGATAACAAGAGTATGATTCTGTTTTCAAACGACGTACCGCTTCTAATCGATTCTTGCGGAATAGAACCTCGATTTTCTCTCATTGGATATGTTATTTCCAACAATGGGATCGTTTTATTTCAACGATCCTCCCGACGCTACCACGAAACGCTAGACTAATAGGTTCACAGTAACTTCTCGGGCGAATTTTAATGCCGCGCGAGTCTGCGGAAATGGCCACTAAAAGTAGCCCAGCTTTGTTTGCCCAACACCTCAGAAATGCTCCTGGTTCCCTATTGTAGAAAGCTACTCTCAAACCGGACCCGCTCCGGCCGACGAGCGTTCAGGATTTCTACAAACTGCGCGACGAGTGCCTGCGCCGTGGCACCCTCTTCGAGGATCCCGAATTCCCGGCCGACGATTCGTCCCTCAACGTGACGCGCCTGACCAGCCGCTCGAGTCAGTTCAAATGGATGCGCCCACGGGAACTAAATCCGGGTGCCGTCTTCTCGTCCGATGGCTTCTCGCGGTTCGACATCCAGCAGGGCCTGCTCGGTgactgctggctgctggcggcggccgccaatCTGACCGTGCATCCGGTCCTGTTCCATCGTGTCGTCCCGGACGATAACGATGGGCTGGATGGGAACGCGCGTTACGCCGGTATCTTCCACTTCCGCTTCTGGCGCTTCGGCCAGTGGTACGACGTGGTGGTGGACGACCGTCTGCCGACACTCCACGGTCAGCTGGCGTACATCAAGTCGTCGGCGAAGAACGAGTTCTGGAGTGCACTGCTTGAAAAAGCGTATGCCAAGCTGTTCGGATCGTACGAAGCACTCAGCGGTGGAACGGCCAGCGAAGCGATGGAGGATTTTACCGGTGGCCTAACGGAGGGCTACGAGATGAAGGGCGCTCCGAAGGATCTGTTCGAGAGGATCGAGAAGGGGTGCGCCAACCTCGCCATGTTTGCCTGCAGCATCGAGGCTGGTGCCGGGGAGATGGAACAGGAGACAGCGCAAGGGCTGGTGAAGGGCCACGCGTACTCGATCACCAAGGCGCAGGCGGTGGACATAGAAACGCCCCGGGTGAAGGGCAAGATCCAGCTGCTCCGTCTGCGCAATCCGTGGGGCAACGAGAACGAGTGGAACGGCGCGTGGTCGGACAAGAGTGCCGAGTGGGGCTTCATCAAGGAGGAGACGAAGCGTGCGATTGGCCTCACGTTCGAGGTGGACGGTGAGTTCTGGATGTCGTATCCGGATTTTGTGAAGTACTTCGATCGGGTCGAAATGTGCCACCTCAGTCCGGACTGTCCGATCGCGCAGCGAGAGGGCCGGTTCGGGTGGCGCCAGTCGTCGTTCGAGGGCGAATGGGTGATTGGCAGTACGGCCGGCGGTTGCCGTAATTTTCTGGAGACGTTTTGGCACAATCCCCAGTATGTGATCCGGCTGGAGGatccggacgaggacgacgacgagcagcagTGTACACTGATCGTGTCGTTGATCCAGAAGAACCGCcgatcgaagcgaaacaaGGGCATCGCCTGTCTGACGATCGGGTTCGCATTGTACCGAGTGGAGCCGAGTGACCTGCAGCAAAAACCACTGCCCCGCGACTGGTTCGCTAGCCACCTGAGTGCTGCCAAGTCCACGTTCATCAACCTGCGCGAGGTGACCTGCCGGTTTCGGCTGCCGCCTGCCACGTACGTCATCGTGCCCTCAACGTTCGATCCGAACGAGGAGGGCGAGTTCATGATCCGGGTGTTCTCCGAGTGCCCGAGCAATTTGCAGGAAAACGACAGCCTCATCAAACTGGACTCGGTACCGACGGTAAGTGGGGGATCATGGGATCATGCCCGGTTGGAGATCCTGCATTGTAAATAACATTTCATCTTCAAACAAGGTACCGGATGCTAAAGCAATGACACCAACGAAACCGTCGAATGTAAGTCGCCGGCCACTGCTTCTCGGGTGTGCGTGGAAATTCGCGATCTCATGGTGCCCGGTCTTTCTCCCGCAGGATTCGACGGTAACCGATGCGCAGCGAGCGGCCATGGAACGGCTGTTTGTGGAGGTCGCCGGAGAAGACGCAGAAGTCGATTGGATGGAGCTGAAGCTTGTGCTGGATCGGTGCTTCCGTGAGGACATTGCCAAGGCGGCCCGGGGCATCTCGCAAACGTACCAAACTTACGCGGTGCCACCGCAGAAAGACCCGTCCGGCAACTCGGACGCAGCCAGCATCCGGAACGAAATCTGTGGCATGTGGCCGATGCTGCAAACGTTCTTCCGGAACTTGGCCGGTGGCGATAACCGCCCCGCGTTAAACGGAGGCACCGCGGCCGGTATAGAAGCGGACCTAATGCTTAGCGAAAGTGCCACACAAACGCGCGGTAAGTTGCTCGAATGACGCGGGACAGCTTGAGGAAGCTCTAATCCTTC
The nucleotide sequence above comes from Anopheles bellator chromosome 1, idAnoBellAS_SP24_06.2, whole genome shotgun sequence. Encoded proteins:
- the LOC131206668 gene encoding calpain-B-like; the encoded protein is MPAPTRITRPVVEPSKGQGIGLATVTVTGKTTLHQSRTRFLPVEFDRHGKATLKPDPLRPTSVQDFYKLRDECLRRGTLFEDPEFPADDSSLNVTRLTSRSSQFKWMRPRELNPGAVFSSDGFSRFDIQQGLLGDCWLLAAAANLTVHPVLFHRVVPDDNDGLDGNARYAGIFHFRFWRFGQWYDVVVDDRLPTLHGQLAYIKSSAKNEFWSALLEKAYAKLFGSYEALSGGTASEAMEDFTGGLTEGYEMKGAPKDLFERIEKGCANLAMFACSIEAGAGEMEQETAQGLVKGHAYSITKAQAVDIETPRVKGKIQLLRLRNPWGNENEWNGAWSDKSAEWGFIKEETKRAIGLTFEVDGEFWMSYPDFVKYFDRVEMCHLSPDCPIAQREGRFGWRQSSFEGEWVIGSTAGGCRNFLETFWHNPQYVIRLEDPDEDDDEQQCTLIVSLIQKNRRSKRNKGIACLTIGFALYRVEPSDLQQKPLPRDWFASHLSAAKSTFINLREVTCRFRLPPATYVIVPSTFDPNEEGEFMIRVFSECPSNLQENDSLIKLDSVPTVPDAKAMTPTKPSNDSTVTDAQRAAMERLFVEVAGEDAEVDWMELKLVLDRCFREDIAKAARGISQTYQTYAVPPQKDPSGNSDAASIRNEICGMWPMLQTFFRNLAGGDNRPALNGGTAAGIEADLMLSESATQTRADPSNPGFSKDACRAMVAMLDEDGSGKLGLSEFQKLLSEIARWKAVFKQYDQDQSGRINPFELRAALQSAGYSLNNHIINMLMHRYGSREGEIWFDDFVTCAVKIRTMFDAFRAKDLGNQNVARFTLEEWIAKTIYS